A window of the Gordonia humi genome harbors these coding sequences:
- the pheT gene encoding phenylalanine--tRNA ligase subunit beta: MRLPQSWLTEVLRAGAPDWSASTDDIDAGFVRVGFEIEDVEPFPEITGPLVVGRVAAIEELTEFKKPIRFCQVEVGEDAPRDIVCGARNFAVGDLVVVALPGTVLPGPFEIATRKTYGKTSDGMICSVSELGVGGDHSGILVLAPGTAEPGADAREALGLDDTAIDVNVTPDRGYAFSMRGLGRELASAFAVPYVDPGLRGEPLAATVDSAPWPVSIDADSAATRYTARVITGVDPMAPTPWWMVKRLMVAGIRPISAIVDVTNYVMIELGQPLHAFDADKVTGTITVRSARAGEILVTLDGVTRTLDPEDVVIADESGPIALAGVMGGASTEVSDETANVLLESANFDQVRVFRTGKRHKLSSEAQKRFERLVDPELTPVASDRAASLIVALTGGRVAGDLADARAETAPVAAIEIAADQPDATAGVVYPDGTTAARLREVGCIVDDSGEMLSVTPPSWRPDLRQRADLVEEVLRLEGLEDIPAVVPRAPGGRGLTAVQRRRRAIGVTLAADGFVEVLPYPFMPAGVFDTWGLADDDPRRSTVSVLNPLESDRPELNTTLLPGLLEMTSRNIARGRRDLALYAVGQVVLGGDQGPVVDALDVTERPTQEELDALDASLPRQPLHAAAVVTGLRDPAGPWGPGRAADAYDVFEAARAIGAASGVEVTLVADDTAPWHPGRCARLEVDGVTVGHAGELHPAVLERAGLPARLCAVEIDVDALPLTENLPSPTVSPFPAVLQDVNVVVADTVAAQDVQDALVEGAGELLESISLFDVFAGEQVGAGNKSLTFALTFRASDRTLTEDDASAAKLAAVERAAGAVGARLR; the protein is encoded by the coding sequence GTGCGTCTCCCACAGTCCTGGTTGACCGAAGTCCTGCGCGCAGGCGCCCCCGACTGGTCCGCGTCCACCGACGACATCGACGCGGGCTTCGTCCGCGTCGGATTCGAGATCGAAGACGTCGAGCCGTTCCCGGAGATCACCGGACCGCTCGTCGTCGGGCGCGTCGCGGCGATCGAGGAGCTCACCGAGTTCAAGAAGCCGATCCGGTTCTGCCAGGTGGAGGTCGGCGAGGACGCTCCGCGCGACATCGTGTGCGGAGCCCGGAACTTCGCGGTGGGCGATCTCGTGGTCGTCGCACTGCCGGGCACCGTGCTGCCCGGACCGTTCGAGATCGCCACGCGCAAGACGTACGGCAAGACGTCCGACGGCATGATCTGCTCGGTCTCCGAACTCGGTGTCGGGGGCGACCACTCCGGCATCCTGGTGCTCGCACCGGGTACCGCTGAGCCGGGCGCCGACGCACGCGAGGCGCTCGGCCTGGACGACACCGCGATCGACGTCAACGTGACTCCGGACCGCGGATACGCCTTCTCGATGCGCGGTCTCGGCCGTGAACTGGCGAGCGCGTTCGCCGTGCCGTATGTCGATCCGGGACTGCGCGGCGAGCCGCTCGCCGCGACGGTCGACAGCGCACCGTGGCCGGTGTCGATCGACGCCGACAGCGCCGCCACCCGGTACACCGCGCGTGTGATCACCGGGGTCGACCCGATGGCGCCGACGCCGTGGTGGATGGTCAAACGACTCATGGTGGCGGGCATCCGCCCCATCTCCGCGATCGTCGACGTCACCAACTACGTGATGATCGAACTCGGTCAGCCGTTGCACGCGTTCGACGCCGACAAGGTCACCGGCACGATCACCGTTCGGTCGGCGCGCGCGGGGGAGATCCTGGTGACGCTCGACGGCGTCACGCGCACCCTCGATCCCGAAGACGTGGTGATCGCCGACGAGTCCGGACCGATCGCCCTGGCCGGCGTCATGGGCGGAGCGTCGACCGAGGTGAGCGACGAGACGGCGAACGTCCTGTTGGAGTCGGCCAACTTCGATCAGGTCCGGGTGTTCCGCACCGGCAAGCGGCACAAGCTGAGCTCGGAGGCGCAGAAGCGTTTCGAGCGCCTCGTCGACCCCGAACTGACTCCGGTCGCCTCCGACCGCGCCGCGTCGCTGATCGTCGCCCTGACCGGCGGACGCGTGGCCGGTGACCTGGCTGACGCGCGTGCGGAGACGGCCCCCGTCGCCGCGATCGAGATCGCGGCCGACCAGCCGGACGCGACCGCGGGCGTCGTGTATCCGGACGGCACCACGGCCGCGCGACTGCGCGAGGTGGGCTGCATCGTCGACGACTCCGGCGAGATGTTGTCTGTGACGCCGCCCTCGTGGCGCCCGGACCTGCGCCAGCGCGCCGACCTCGTCGAAGAGGTTCTGCGCCTGGAAGGGTTGGAGGACATCCCCGCGGTGGTGCCGCGTGCGCCGGGCGGTCGCGGGTTGACCGCGGTGCAGCGTCGTCGTCGCGCGATCGGTGTCACGCTCGCCGCGGACGGCTTCGTCGAGGTCCTGCCGTACCCGTTCATGCCTGCGGGCGTCTTCGACACGTGGGGTCTGGCCGACGACGATCCGCGTCGCAGCACGGTGTCGGTGTTGAACCCGCTCGAATCCGATCGGCCGGAACTGAACACCACACTGCTTCCGGGCCTGCTCGAGATGACGTCGCGGAACATCGCACGCGGGCGTCGCGACCTCGCTCTCTACGCCGTGGGCCAGGTGGTCCTCGGCGGCGACCAGGGGCCCGTCGTCGACGCGCTCGACGTGACCGAGCGACCGACGCAGGAGGAGCTCGACGCGCTCGACGCGTCGTTGCCGCGGCAGCCGTTGCACGCGGCCGCCGTGGTGACCGGCCTGCGTGATCCGGCGGGTCCGTGGGGGCCGGGGCGCGCCGCCGACGCTTACGACGTGTTCGAAGCCGCTCGAGCGATCGGCGCAGCCTCCGGTGTCGAGGTGACGCTGGTCGCCGACGACACGGCGCCGTGGCATCCGGGCCGCTGCGCTCGACTCGAGGTGGACGGTGTGACCGTCGGCCACGCGGGCGAGCTGCACCCGGCGGTTCTCGAGCGGGCCGGATTGCCGGCTCGCCTCTGCGCCGTCGAGATCGACGTCGACGCGCTGCCGCTCACCGAGAACCTGCCGTCGCCGACGGTGTCGCCGTTCCCGGCCGTGCTGCAGGACGTCAACGTCGTGGTCGCCGACACCGTCGCGGCGCAGGACGTGCAGGACGCGCTCGTCGAGGGCGCCGGGGAACTGCTCGAGTCGATCTCGTTGTTCGACGTGTTCGCCGGCGAGCAGGTCGGTGCCGGGAACAAGTCGCTGACCTTCGCCCTGACGTTCCGTGCGAGCGACCGCACGCTGACCGAGGACGACGCGAGCGCGGCCAAGCTCGCGGCCGTCGAGCGGGCCGCCGGCGCGGTGGGTGCGCGACTGCGGTGA
- the pheS gene encoding phenylalanine--tRNA ligase subunit alpha, giving the protein MADAQNPNEVPDSANEFPSEAQLEAAVVDALAAFDAASGLDELAQAKIAHIGDRSPIALARRALGSIPKDQRSAGGKLVNQVRGRVAAALDARTEVLVAERDAAVLVAETIDVTLPAGRRPVGARHPITVIAEQVADVFVSMGWEIAEGPEVETEHHNFDALNFLPDHPARSMQDTFYIAPEGSRQVLRTHTSPVQVRSMLSRDVPIYVACPGRTFRTDELDATHTPVFHQIEGLAVDKGLTMANLRGTLEAFAKALFGPETTTRMRASYFPFTEPSAEVDVWFPGKKGGAGWVEWGGCGMVNPNVLRASGIDPDEYTGFAFGMGLERTLQFRNDLPDMRDMVEGDVRFTAPFGPAF; this is encoded by the coding sequence GTGGCCGACGCGCAGAACCCCAACGAAGTCCCCGACTCGGCGAACGAGTTCCCGTCCGAAGCGCAGCTCGAGGCCGCGGTCGTCGACGCGCTCGCCGCGTTCGACGCCGCGAGCGGCCTCGACGAGTTGGCGCAGGCCAAGATCGCCCACATCGGCGACCGGTCGCCGATCGCGCTGGCGCGCCGCGCGCTCGGGTCGATCCCGAAGGATCAGCGGTCGGCGGGCGGCAAGCTCGTCAACCAGGTGCGTGGCCGCGTCGCGGCCGCCCTCGACGCGCGGACCGAGGTCCTCGTCGCCGAGCGAGACGCCGCCGTCCTCGTCGCCGAGACGATCGACGTGACGCTGCCCGCCGGGCGCCGTCCGGTCGGCGCCCGTCATCCGATCACGGTGATCGCCGAGCAGGTCGCCGACGTGTTCGTGTCGATGGGCTGGGAGATCGCCGAGGGGCCCGAGGTCGAGACCGAACACCACAACTTCGACGCGCTGAACTTCCTGCCCGATCACCCGGCGCGGTCGATGCAGGACACCTTCTACATCGCGCCCGAAGGATCGCGCCAGGTGCTCCGCACGCACACGTCGCCGGTGCAGGTGCGCTCCATGCTCAGCCGCGACGTGCCGATCTACGTCGCATGCCCCGGACGGACGTTCCGCACCGACGAACTCGACGCCACGCACACGCCGGTCTTCCATCAGATCGAGGGCCTGGCCGTCGACAAGGGGCTGACCATGGCCAACCTGCGCGGCACCCTCGAGGCGTTCGCCAAGGCCCTGTTCGGTCCGGAGACCACGACGCGCATGCGGGCCTCGTACTTCCCGTTCACCGAGCCGTCGGCGGAAGTGGACGTCTGGTTCCCCGGCAAGAAGGGCGGCGCCGGCTGGGTGGAGTGGGGAGGCTGCGGCATGGTCAACCCGAATGTACTGCGCGCCAGCGGAATCGATCCCGACGAGTACACCGGCTTCGCATTCGGCATGGGTCTGGAACGCACCCTGCAGTTCCGCAACGATCTGCCCGACATGCGCGACATGGTCGAGGGCGACGTGCGGTTCACCGCGCCGTTCGGCCCCGCCTTCTGA
- the rpmI gene encoding 50S ribosomal protein L35, whose amino-acid sequence MPKSKTHKGTAKRFKVTGSGKIVREKAGKRHLLEHKSSRVTRRMSGTEVVSENDAPRIKRLLNR is encoded by the coding sequence ATGCCGAAGAGCAAGACCCACAAGGGCACCGCGAAGCGTTTCAAGGTGACCGGCAGCGGCAAGATCGTCCGTGAGAAGGCGGGCAAGCGCCACCTCCTCGAGCACAAGTCGTCCCGCGTGACCCGTCGCATGAGCGGCACCGAGGTCGTGAGCGAGAACGACGCGCCGCGCATCAAGCGCCTGCTCAACCGCTGA
- a CDS encoding SAM-dependent methyltransferase, which translates to MFADDEARVLRRWASDAAQLAAWVRRRTGGEPLEHIVGRVEFAGLDLRVGPGEFVPRQRSLLLADVATDLVAGRRGVFVEACCGVAPIGAVIADRRPEVWIVLTDSDAAVLEHARRNVVGAAVCRGELLDAVPIRMRRSVAVIAAVAPYVPDDQAGLLPAEAVEHERPHALFGGWDGLDVIRRLLVEAVDVVAPNGAVALEMHRSQADAAARIAEGVGFSPSVVLGDDGQTAVLVAATSA; encoded by the coding sequence GTGTTCGCGGACGACGAGGCGCGCGTCCTCCGTCGGTGGGCGTCGGATGCCGCCCAGCTCGCCGCGTGGGTGCGACGGCGGACCGGCGGCGAGCCGCTCGAGCACATCGTCGGCCGTGTCGAGTTCGCCGGATTGGATCTGCGAGTCGGACCCGGAGAGTTCGTGCCCCGACAACGGTCGCTCCTGCTGGCCGATGTCGCGACCGACCTCGTCGCCGGGCGTCGGGGTGTGTTCGTCGAGGCGTGCTGCGGAGTCGCCCCGATCGGCGCGGTGATCGCGGATCGTCGTCCCGAGGTGTGGATCGTTCTGACCGACTCCGACGCCGCGGTGCTCGAACACGCTCGGCGCAATGTGGTGGGCGCCGCCGTATGCCGCGGGGAGCTTCTCGACGCGGTGCCGATCCGGATGCGGCGGAGCGTCGCGGTGATCGCCGCGGTCGCCCCGTACGTGCCCGACGACCAGGCCGGTCTCCTCCCGGCGGAGGCCGTCGAGCATGAGCGACCGCACGCCCTGTTCGGTGGATGGGACGGACTCGATGTGATCCGTCGTCTGTTGGTCGAGGCGGTGGACGTCGTGGCGCCGAACGGGGCCGTCGCCCTGGAGATGCATCGGAGTCAGGCCGACGCCGCGGCGCGGATCGCCGAGGGCGTCGGATTCTCCCCGAGCGTCGTCCTCGGCGACGACGGCCAGACCGCCGTTCTGGTCGCCGCCACGAGTGCATGA
- the rplT gene encoding 50S ribosomal protein L20 — translation MARVKRAVNAQKKRRSTLEASKGYRGQRSRLYRKAKEQQLHSMTYAYRDRRQRKGDFRKLWITRINAAARANDITYNRLIQGLKLAGVEVDRKVLSDIAITDPAAFTGLVEVARAALPADVNAPAA, via the coding sequence ATGGCACGTGTGAAAAGGGCCGTCAACGCCCAGAAGAAGCGCCGCTCCACGCTCGAGGCATCGAAGGGCTACCGCGGCCAGCGGTCGCGCCTGTACCGCAAGGCCAAGGAGCAGCAGCTCCACTCGATGACCTACGCGTACCGTGACCGCCGCCAGCGCAAGGGCGACTTCCGCAAGCTGTGGATCACTCGCATCAACGCCGCGGCGCGCGCGAACGACATCACCTACAACCGCCTCATCCAGGGGCTGAAGCTCGCGGGTGTCGAGGTCGACCGCAAGGTCCTCTCGGACATCGCGATCACCGACCCGGCGGCCTTCACCGGCCTCGTCGAGGTCGCTCGCGCCGCGCTGCCGGCCGACGTCAACGCCCCGGCAGCCTGA
- a CDS encoding DUF1844 domain-containing protein, translating into MSANSYSTGSPSPDDSHAHVAPGGSTDENVRELATIPAVEVTTRAVVMLMSAAAEKIGPEAGGEEEHKDLPEARALIHALAGLVTAASADLGLHRKPILDGLKALQLAFREASAYPDEPGESPGEKFTGPVKA; encoded by the coding sequence GTGAGCGCTAACTCCTATTCGACCGGCAGTCCCTCCCCCGACGACTCGCATGCGCACGTCGCACCGGGAGGTTCCACAGACGAGAACGTCCGCGAACTCGCCACCATTCCCGCCGTCGAGGTGACCACCCGTGCCGTGGTGATGCTGATGAGTGCGGCGGCCGAGAAGATCGGCCCCGAGGCCGGCGGCGAGGAGGAGCACAAGGACCTGCCCGAGGCCCGCGCCCTGATCCACGCGCTGGCCGGGCTGGTGACCGCGGCGTCGGCCGACCTCGGTCTGCACCGCAAGCCGATTCTGGACGGGCTCAAGGCCCTCCAGCTCGCGTTCCGCGAGGCCTCGGCCTATCCGGACGAGCCCGGCGAGAGCCCCGGTGAGAAGTTCACCGGCCCGGTGAAGGCCTGA
- a CDS encoding TrmH family RNA methyltransferase: MIDNRPATDVLTERSSRVVSLAKLHRASVRRAENRFLAEGFNSVDAALATGRASALLVRDTDTERHADLVARAIEVRLPVFRVTERAASKLSETTTPPGVFAVCELVTTTLDEVLATSPGFLVVAVEPREPGNVGTLTRCADAMGADAVILLGDAVDPHNAKCVRASAGSVFHVPLVRESDVDAALKRVRSAGIGVIATAMDGELLLDDADEALALPHAWLFGNEAHGLSEQVLADADHRLSIPIRGRAESLNLAAASAICLYASSRVRNR, translated from the coding sequence ATGATCGACAATCGACCCGCGACGGACGTTCTCACCGAACGTTCGTCGCGGGTCGTCTCGTTGGCGAAACTTCATCGAGCGTCCGTCCGCCGCGCCGAGAACCGGTTCCTGGCCGAGGGATTCAACTCGGTCGACGCGGCGCTGGCCACCGGGCGGGCGAGCGCGTTGCTGGTGCGCGACACCGACACCGAACGTCACGCCGACCTCGTCGCACGGGCGATCGAGGTCCGCCTGCCGGTGTTCCGGGTCACCGAGCGTGCCGCGTCGAAGCTGTCCGAGACCACGACGCCGCCGGGAGTCTTCGCCGTATGCGAACTCGTGACGACCACACTCGACGAGGTGCTCGCGACGTCGCCGGGATTTCTGGTGGTGGCGGTGGAGCCGCGCGAGCCGGGCAATGTCGGCACGCTGACCCGCTGCGCCGATGCGATGGGGGCCGATGCCGTGATCCTGCTCGGCGACGCCGTGGACCCGCACAACGCGAAGTGCGTGCGCGCATCCGCCGGAAGCGTCTTCCACGTCCCGCTGGTGCGCGAGAGCGATGTCGATGCTGCTCTGAAGCGCGTCCGGTCGGCGGGAATCGGAGTCATCGCGACGGCCATGGACGGCGAGTTGCTGCTCGACGACGCCGATGAGGCTCTCGCCCTGCCGCATGCGTGGCTGTTCGGCAACGAGGCGCACGGATTGTCCGAGCAGGTCCTCGCCGATGCCGACCACCGGTTGTCCATCCCGATCCGCGGGCGAGCGGAAAGCCTCAATCTCGCCGCCGCAAGCGCGATCTGCCTGTACGCGAGCTCCCGCGTACGCAACCGTTGA
- a CDS encoding protein kinase domain-containing protein — protein sequence MSAQPGSVIAGYRVVSLLGSGGMGDVYVVENTQLQRNEAMKVISVAGASNPDFQQRFANEARTAASLDHPSIITVHGYGVADQDGGLPWFTMSYLDGPDMASTRLTPVETVQAVSQVAEGLDYAHHRGIVHRDIKPANIVITRDNDGALARAVILDFGIAKLADSPQLTAMNSVVGTMAYTAPEIISGQSATGRSDQYSLACATYQVLTGHAPFEADTATALMMAHVQKPPPPLGQARPDLAPLGPVLARAMAKDPAARYPDCRAFAAELRRAFAQTAAGTSTTVAPTPAPPQHFTPAPGPAPSNPGFTPVPVAQQYPPQTPAPMSGPGGTPYPGVVSQPAYASNPQQPGFGPGGPGVPPSGPWAPGGVPGPPPRRSRRGLFIALAIAAVAVIAVGGTAPLWWPSSSDEAPAKSYYQTIAMSFGSVCSVHDDDLYCWGDNSSGQLGDGTTTSRNAPTKVGALTGVTAVALGTYKTEGDDYVTTTCAAVDGSAYCWGANHYGQIGDGSTDDKTAPVKVGDLEGVTAVAVSMGSSCAIADAELYCWGNGEFGQLGTGDTSERVTRPAKIPGLHDVTQVSAANGTVCAVADKDVYCWGDNRDGQIGDGSTAVRNTPVKVNGLGEVTSLAVGASSYTDSDDKLTLNYYTCAVSDGDTYCWGSQPSGSETVQTPRQVSGLSDVKQVAVDVATFCAVDGDDKVQCWGNNKFGQVGNGSSDENTAVGSPTTVAALSDVRYVATGTSLTCARTGDDVYCWGLNSSGQLGSPQAPSDKSTAPVKVAF from the coding sequence ATGTCTGCCCAGCCCGGATCGGTCATCGCCGGATACCGAGTGGTCTCACTACTCGGCTCCGGCGGCATGGGCGACGTCTACGTCGTCGAGAACACGCAGCTTCAACGCAACGAGGCGATGAAGGTGATCTCGGTGGCCGGAGCCTCGAACCCGGACTTCCAGCAGCGCTTCGCCAACGAAGCACGCACCGCGGCGTCGCTCGACCATCCGAGCATCATCACCGTCCACGGGTACGGCGTCGCCGACCAGGACGGCGGTCTGCCCTGGTTCACCATGAGCTACCTCGACGGGCCCGACATGGCCTCCACCCGACTCACGCCCGTCGAGACCGTCCAGGCCGTCTCGCAGGTGGCCGAGGGACTCGACTACGCCCACCACCGTGGCATCGTCCACCGCGACATCAAACCCGCCAACATCGTCATCACCCGCGACAACGACGGCGCTCTGGCCCGCGCCGTGATCCTCGACTTCGGCATCGCGAAACTCGCCGACTCTCCGCAACTCACCGCCATGAACTCCGTCGTCGGGACCATGGCGTACACCGCACCCGAGATCATCTCCGGACAGTCGGCCACCGGACGATCCGATCAGTACTCACTCGCCTGCGCCACGTATCAGGTCCTGACCGGTCACGCACCGTTCGAAGCGGACACCGCGACGGCGCTGATGATGGCCCACGTCCAGAAGCCGCCGCCTCCCCTCGGACAGGCACGGCCGGACCTGGCGCCTCTGGGACCGGTCCTGGCGCGTGCGATGGCCAAGGATCCCGCCGCGCGCTACCCCGACTGCCGCGCCTTCGCCGCCGAGCTCAGACGAGCGTTCGCCCAGACCGCGGCCGGAACCTCGACCACCGTCGCACCGACGCCCGCCCCGCCGCAGCACTTCACGCCTGCACCGGGGCCCGCGCCGTCGAACCCGGGCTTCACACCCGTGCCCGTCGCACAGCAGTATCCCCCGCAGACGCCGGCACCGATGTCCGGACCGGGCGGCACACCGTATCCGGGGGTCGTGTCGCAACCCGCATACGCGTCCAATCCGCAGCAGCCGGGATTCGGCCCCGGCGGCCCGGGCGTGCCGCCGAGCGGACCGTGGGCGCCGGGCGGCGTGCCCGGGCCGCCGCCGCGCCGATCCAGGCGAGGGCTGTTCATCGCCCTGGCGATCGCCGCGGTCGCGGTCATCGCCGTCGGCGGCACCGCGCCGCTGTGGTGGCCGTCCTCGTCCGACGAGGCGCCGGCGAAGTCGTATTACCAGACGATCGCGATGTCGTTCGGCTCCGTCTGCTCGGTCCACGACGACGACCTGTACTGCTGGGGCGACAATTCGAGCGGTCAGCTCGGCGACGGGACCACCACGTCGCGGAATGCTCCGACGAAGGTCGGTGCGCTCACCGGTGTGACCGCGGTCGCGCTGGGCACCTACAAGACCGAGGGCGACGACTACGTGACCACGACCTGTGCGGCCGTCGACGGCTCGGCGTATTGCTGGGGTGCGAACCACTACGGTCAGATCGGCGACGGCTCCACCGACGACAAGACGGCGCCGGTGAAGGTCGGCGACCTCGAGGGAGTCACCGCGGTGGCCGTGAGCATGGGTTCGTCGTGTGCGATCGCCGACGCCGAACTGTACTGCTGGGGCAACGGCGAGTTCGGCCAGTTGGGCACCGGGGACACCTCCGAACGTGTGACCCGCCCCGCCAAGATCCCCGGGCTGCACGACGTGACCCAGGTGTCGGCCGCCAACGGCACCGTGTGCGCCGTCGCCGACAAGGACGTCTACTGCTGGGGCGACAACCGCGACGGCCAGATCGGCGACGGCAGCACAGCGGTGCGCAACACCCCCGTCAAGGTGAACGGTCTGGGCGAGGTCACCTCGCTCGCCGTCGGCGCCTCGTCGTACACCGACAGTGACGACAAGCTGACCCTGAACTACTACACATGCGCGGTGTCCGACGGCGACACCTACTGCTGGGGCAGCCAGCCGTCGGGTTCGGAGACGGTCCAGACCCCGCGCCAGGTGTCCGGTCTCTCCGACGTCAAACAGGTCGCGGTCGACGTCGCGACCTTCTGTGCGGTCGACGGCGACGACAAGGTCCAGTGCTGGGGCAACAACAAGTTCGGCCAGGTCGGGAACGGTTCCTCGGATGAGAACACAGCGGTCGGTTCGCCGACCACGGTCGCGGCGCTCAGCGACGTCCGGTACGTCGCCACCGGCACCAGTCTCACCTGTGCTCGGACGGGCGACGACGTCTACTGCTGGGGTCTGAACTCCTCGGGACAGCTGGGAAGCCCGCAGGCTCCCAGCGACAAGAGCACCGCACCGGTCAAGGTCGCCTTCTGA
- the infC gene encoding translation initiation factor IF-3, with product MYRGGHISTETRINERIRVPEVRLVGPGGEQVGIVRVEDALRLAYEADLDLVEVAPDARPPVCKIMDYGKFKYEAAQKKRESRRNQQMTVIKEQKLRPKIDDHDYETKKGHVVRFLEAGSKVKVTIMFRGREQSRPELGFRLLQRLGNDVAEYGFVETSAKQDGRNMTMVLAPHKGAKTRAKAQQAPE from the coding sequence ATTTATCGAGGAGGCCACATCAGCACTGAAACCCGCATCAACGAGCGCATCCGCGTTCCCGAGGTTCGTCTCGTCGGACCCGGGGGAGAGCAGGTGGGCATCGTGCGTGTTGAAGATGCGCTCCGCCTGGCTTACGAAGCCGATCTGGACCTGGTCGAGGTCGCGCCCGACGCGCGACCGCCGGTGTGCAAGATCATGGACTACGGCAAGTTCAAGTACGAGGCGGCGCAGAAGAAGCGCGAGTCGCGCCGTAACCAGCAGATGACCGTCATCAAGGAGCAGAAGCTCCGCCCGAAGATCGACGACCACGACTACGAGACCAAGAAGGGTCACGTCGTCCGATTCCTCGAAGCGGGATCCAAGGTGAAGGTCACGATCATGTTCCGCGGACGTGAGCAGTCACGTCCGGAACTGGGATTCCGTCTGCTTCAGCGGCTCGGCAACGATGTCGCAGAGTACGGCTTCGTCGAGACCTCGGCGAAGCAGGACGGCCGCAACATGACCATGGTCCTGGCCCCTCACAAGGGCGCGAAGACTCGGGCCAAGGCCCAGCAGGCGCCCGAATAG
- a CDS encoding esterase/lipase family protein: MRRSLTSKIAAVAAAAALCLTGLVTAPATATPITYDFMDGIRAELANPGGSLPGTNDFDCAPPAEHPRPVMLVHGTGGGRQTNWATLAAVLVREGYCVFAPTYGALGKPWPASAIGGLGPKVDSSWEVKRFADRVLAATGSEKLDVIGHSQGTEHPTYWMKYLGGARHVNAYISLAPYWKQGPDADDSIGGRIAWFRDLLGAQAPDESDCPECTPAPADLDFNRAVRLPTPYLPGVHYTNIVTEHDTIVTPYSSGILAGPAGTDVRNITVQDGCAKDHSDHMSIVANRRSAALVLNALDPTHPRPVPCIAVPPFTGA, from the coding sequence ATGAGACGTTCGCTGACATCGAAGATCGCCGCCGTCGCGGCCGCGGCGGCTCTGTGCCTCACCGGTCTCGTCACAGCTCCGGCGACTGCGACGCCGATCACCTACGACTTCATGGACGGCATCCGGGCCGAGCTCGCGAATCCCGGAGGCTCGTTGCCCGGCACGAACGACTTCGACTGTGCGCCGCCCGCCGAGCATCCGCGACCGGTCATGCTCGTCCACGGGACCGGCGGGGGCCGCCAGACGAACTGGGCCACATTGGCCGCCGTCCTGGTCCGTGAGGGCTACTGCGTGTTCGCACCGACCTACGGTGCGCTCGGCAAGCCGTGGCCGGCGTCGGCGATCGGCGGACTCGGTCCCAAGGTCGACAGCTCGTGGGAGGTGAAACGCTTCGCCGACCGTGTCCTCGCGGCGACGGGATCGGAGAAGCTCGACGTGATCGGCCACTCGCAGGGCACCGAACATCCGACGTACTGGATGAAGTACCTCGGTGGGGCGCGCCATGTGAACGCCTACATCTCCCTGGCTCCGTACTGGAAGCAGGGTCCCGACGCCGACGACTCCATCGGCGGTCGGATCGCCTGGTTCCGCGACCTGCTCGGTGCACAGGCGCCCGACGAGTCCGACTGCCCGGAATGCACGCCTGCACCGGCCGACCTCGACTTCAACCGTGCGGTGCGACTCCCGACGCCGTATCTGCCGGGCGTGCACTACACGAACATCGTCACCGAGCACGACACGATCGTCACGCCGTACAGCTCCGGCATCCTCGCCGGGCCTGCGGGTACCGACGTCCGCAACATCACCGTCCAGGACGGCTGCGCGAAGGACCATTCCGACCACATGTCGATCGTCGCCAACCGGCGCAGTGCCGCGCTGGTCCTCAACGCGCTCGATCCGACGCACCCCCGGCCGGTGCCATGCATCGCGGTTCCGCCGTTCACCGGGGCGTGA